One segment of Phragmites australis chromosome 13, lpPhrAust1.1, whole genome shotgun sequence DNA contains the following:
- the LOC133888524 gene encoding uncharacterized protein LOC133888524 isoform X4, which produces MKPQQNPDPPAPPWTSPRPDMRPPWSLLSPSFSRRAFPAVSEQPCVTLHEWWLARVEGDERKIAVAGFFERNQTIQAFSSAPIAKRHEACTLETEDGIVVFIHGSLNTSRMLANEFPIEVCEKFIIGFPHWWDRCNERYPRTTRSCTGFQPSSSNTTNSQVDSTQFYLEKLQLGKFVDSLASSLMSNTLNNAKSFSDNDDDAFRNSSCLPNGAPRFEEYTYDGITLRERSHGDIETNVSLAPMVECTNNEGNEWADNTPPISCQKTPVASLKSQGCWKRARRISLNENSVQSNVQSREKPVGPSKGQRSAHEKLQGATRSPITISSVPYAHQSPLTRGRATSLSMSIPESLKLRKTRSGRVMVPRLDAGCQRIVYDCDGSISGVIGLDSPPPAKGSVVKTYVRRKKKDH; this is translated from the exons ATGAAGCCCCAGCAAAACCCCGACCCCCCCGCGCCGCCGTGGACGAGCCCTCGCCCGGATATGCGACCGCCGTGGTCGCTCCTCAGCCCTTCCTTCTCCCGCAGAGCGTTCCCCGCCGTCTCCGAGCAACCCTGC GTCACGCTCCACGAGTGGTGGCTGGCGAGGGTGGAAGGGGACGAGCGGAAGATCGCCGTCGCCGGGTTCTTTGAAAG GAACCAAACAATCCAGGCATTCTCTTCTGCACCCATCGCAAAGCGCCATGAGGCTTGTACTCTTGAAACTGAAGATGGGATTGTCGTGTTCATTCATGGTTCACTGAACACTTCGCGAATGCTTGCCAATGAATTTCCAATTGAG GTCTGCGAAAAATTCATAATTGGATTTCCACACTGGTGGGACAGGTGCAATGAGCGTTATCCCAGGACAACACGCTCATGCACAGGATTTCAACCAAGCTCTTCTAACACTACCAATTCACAAGTGGATTCAACTCAGTTTTACTTGGAGAAACTTCAGCTAGGGAAATTTGTTGATTCACTTGCATCTTCTTTGATGAGCAACACTCTTAACAATGCTAAAAGTTTCTcagacaatgatgatgatgcctTCCGAAACTCTTCCTGTTTACCAAATGGAGCACCAAGATTTGAGGAATACACTTATGATG GCATCACTTTAAGAGAAAGAAGTCATGGTGACATTGAGACTAATGTATCTTTAGCTCCCATGGTGGAATGTACTAATAATGAGGGTAACGAATGGGCAGACAATACTCCACCCATAA GCTGTCAAAAAACTCCAGTGGCTTCATTGAAGAGTCAAGGTTGCTGGAAAAGAGCTCGGCGCATATCATTGAATGAGAATTCAGTTCAGTCAAATGTGCAATCTCGGGAGAAG CCTGTAGGCCCATCAAAGGGGCAAAGATCTGCGCATGAAAAGTTGCAGGGTGCTACTAGATCTCCAATTACCATAAGCTCAGTTCCATAT GCCCACCAATCTCCGCTAACTCGTGGTAGGGCTACGTCGTTGTCAATGTCCATACCTGAATCTTTGAAACTGAGAAAAACCAGATCAG GTCGTGTGATGGTACCCAGATTGGATGCCGGATGCCAACGGATTGTCTACGACTGT GATGGTTCTATTTCTGGTGTCATTGGCCTAGATTCGCCACCGCCAGCCAAAG GAAGCGTGGTAAAGACTTATGtaaggaggaagaaaaaggatcATTGA
- the LOC133888524 gene encoding uncharacterized protein LOC133888524 isoform X3 → MKPQQNPDPPAPPWTSPRPDMRPPWSLLSPSFSRRAFPAVSEQPCVTLHEWWLARVEGDERKIAVAGFFERNQTIQAFSSAPIAKRHEACTLETEDGIVVFIHGSLNTSRMLANEFPIEVCEKFIIGFPHWWDRCNERYPRTTRSCTGFQPSSSNTTNSQVDSTQFYLEKLQLGKFVDSLASSLMSNTLNNAKSFSDNDDDAFRNSSCLPNGAPRFEEYTYDGITLRERSHGDIETNVSLAPMVECTNNEGNEWADNTPPISTCCQKTPVASLKSQGCWKRARRISLNENSVQSNVQSREKPVGPSKGQRSAHEKLQGATRSPITISSVPYAHQSPLTRGRATSLSMSIPESLKLRKTRSGRVMVPRLDAGCQRIVYDCDGSISGVIGLDSPPPAKGSVVKTYVRRKKKDH, encoded by the exons ATGAAGCCCCAGCAAAACCCCGACCCCCCCGCGCCGCCGTGGACGAGCCCTCGCCCGGATATGCGACCGCCGTGGTCGCTCCTCAGCCCTTCCTTCTCCCGCAGAGCGTTCCCCGCCGTCTCCGAGCAACCCTGC GTCACGCTCCACGAGTGGTGGCTGGCGAGGGTGGAAGGGGACGAGCGGAAGATCGCCGTCGCCGGGTTCTTTGAAAG GAACCAAACAATCCAGGCATTCTCTTCTGCACCCATCGCAAAGCGCCATGAGGCTTGTACTCTTGAAACTGAAGATGGGATTGTCGTGTTCATTCATGGTTCACTGAACACTTCGCGAATGCTTGCCAATGAATTTCCAATTGAG GTCTGCGAAAAATTCATAATTGGATTTCCACACTGGTGGGACAGGTGCAATGAGCGTTATCCCAGGACAACACGCTCATGCACAGGATTTCAACCAAGCTCTTCTAACACTACCAATTCACAAGTGGATTCAACTCAGTTTTACTTGGAGAAACTTCAGCTAGGGAAATTTGTTGATTCACTTGCATCTTCTTTGATGAGCAACACTCTTAACAATGCTAAAAGTTTCTcagacaatgatgatgatgcctTCCGAAACTCTTCCTGTTTACCAAATGGAGCACCAAGATTTGAGGAATACACTTATGATG GCATCACTTTAAGAGAAAGAAGTCATGGTGACATTGAGACTAATGTATCTTTAGCTCCCATGGTGGAATGTACTAATAATGAGGGTAACGAATGGGCAGACAATACTCCACCCATAAGTACAT GCTGTCAAAAAACTCCAGTGGCTTCATTGAAGAGTCAAGGTTGCTGGAAAAGAGCTCGGCGCATATCATTGAATGAGAATTCAGTTCAGTCAAATGTGCAATCTCGGGAGAAG CCTGTAGGCCCATCAAAGGGGCAAAGATCTGCGCATGAAAAGTTGCAGGGTGCTACTAGATCTCCAATTACCATAAGCTCAGTTCCATAT GCCCACCAATCTCCGCTAACTCGTGGTAGGGCTACGTCGTTGTCAATGTCCATACCTGAATCTTTGAAACTGAGAAAAACCAGATCAG GTCGTGTGATGGTACCCAGATTGGATGCCGGATGCCAACGGATTGTCTACGACTGT GATGGTTCTATTTCTGGTGTCATTGGCCTAGATTCGCCACCGCCAGCCAAAG GAAGCGTGGTAAAGACTTATGtaaggaggaagaaaaaggatcATTGA
- the LOC133888524 gene encoding uncharacterized protein LOC133888524 isoform X2, producing MKPQQNPDPPAPPWTSPRPDMRPPWSLLSPSFSRRAFPAVSEQPCVTLHEWWLARVEGDERKIAVAGFFERNQTIQAFSSAPIAKRHEACTLETEDGIVVFIHGSLNTSRMLANEFPIEVCEKFIIGFPHWWDRCNERYPRTTRSCTGFQPSSSNTTNSQVDSTQFYLEKLQLGKFVDSLASSLMSNTLNNAKSFSDNDDDAFRNSSCLPNGAPRFEEYTYDGDISTNEEAFASNDDCERYTNVSMEMDNVETNLIAGITLRERSHGDIETNVSLAPMVECTNNEGNEWADNTPPISCQKTPVASLKSQGCWKRARRISLNENSVQSNVQSREKPVGPSKGQRSAHEKLQGATRSPITISSVPYAHQSPLTRGRATSLSMSIPESLKLRKTRSGRVMVPRLDAGCQRIVYDCDGSISGVIGLDSPPPAKGSVVKTYVRRKKKDH from the exons ATGAAGCCCCAGCAAAACCCCGACCCCCCCGCGCCGCCGTGGACGAGCCCTCGCCCGGATATGCGACCGCCGTGGTCGCTCCTCAGCCCTTCCTTCTCCCGCAGAGCGTTCCCCGCCGTCTCCGAGCAACCCTGC GTCACGCTCCACGAGTGGTGGCTGGCGAGGGTGGAAGGGGACGAGCGGAAGATCGCCGTCGCCGGGTTCTTTGAAAG GAACCAAACAATCCAGGCATTCTCTTCTGCACCCATCGCAAAGCGCCATGAGGCTTGTACTCTTGAAACTGAAGATGGGATTGTCGTGTTCATTCATGGTTCACTGAACACTTCGCGAATGCTTGCCAATGAATTTCCAATTGAG GTCTGCGAAAAATTCATAATTGGATTTCCACACTGGTGGGACAGGTGCAATGAGCGTTATCCCAGGACAACACGCTCATGCACAGGATTTCAACCAAGCTCTTCTAACACTACCAATTCACAAGTGGATTCAACTCAGTTTTACTTGGAGAAACTTCAGCTAGGGAAATTTGTTGATTCACTTGCATCTTCTTTGATGAGCAACACTCTTAACAATGCTAAAAGTTTCTcagacaatgatgatgatgcctTCCGAAACTCTTCCTGTTTACCAAATGGAGCACCAAGATTTGAGGAATACACTTATGATGGTGATATTTCAACAAATGAAGAGGCTTTTGCTTCAAATGATGATTGTGAAAGGTACACAAATGTGTCTATGGAGATGGATAATGTGGAAACAAACTTGATTGCAGGCATCACTTTAAGAGAAAGAAGTCATGGTGACATTGAGACTAATGTATCTTTAGCTCCCATGGTGGAATGTACTAATAATGAGGGTAACGAATGGGCAGACAATACTCCACCCATAA GCTGTCAAAAAACTCCAGTGGCTTCATTGAAGAGTCAAGGTTGCTGGAAAAGAGCTCGGCGCATATCATTGAATGAGAATTCAGTTCAGTCAAATGTGCAATCTCGGGAGAAG CCTGTAGGCCCATCAAAGGGGCAAAGATCTGCGCATGAAAAGTTGCAGGGTGCTACTAGATCTCCAATTACCATAAGCTCAGTTCCATAT GCCCACCAATCTCCGCTAACTCGTGGTAGGGCTACGTCGTTGTCAATGTCCATACCTGAATCTTTGAAACTGAGAAAAACCAGATCAG GTCGTGTGATGGTACCCAGATTGGATGCCGGATGCCAACGGATTGTCTACGACTGT GATGGTTCTATTTCTGGTGTCATTGGCCTAGATTCGCCACCGCCAGCCAAAG GAAGCGTGGTAAAGACTTATGtaaggaggaagaaaaaggatcATTGA
- the LOC133888524 gene encoding uncharacterized protein LOC133888524 isoform X1 encodes MKPQQNPDPPAPPWTSPRPDMRPPWSLLSPSFSRRAFPAVSEQPCVTLHEWWLARVEGDERKIAVAGFFERNQTIQAFSSAPIAKRHEACTLETEDGIVVFIHGSLNTSRMLANEFPIEVCEKFIIGFPHWWDRCNERYPRTTRSCTGFQPSSSNTTNSQVDSTQFYLEKLQLGKFVDSLASSLMSNTLNNAKSFSDNDDDAFRNSSCLPNGAPRFEEYTYDGDISTNEEAFASNDDCERYTNVSMEMDNVETNLIAGITLRERSHGDIETNVSLAPMVECTNNEGNEWADNTPPISTCCQKTPVASLKSQGCWKRARRISLNENSVQSNVQSREKPVGPSKGQRSAHEKLQGATRSPITISSVPYAHQSPLTRGRATSLSMSIPESLKLRKTRSGRVMVPRLDAGCQRIVYDCDGSISGVIGLDSPPPAKGSVVKTYVRRKKKDH; translated from the exons ATGAAGCCCCAGCAAAACCCCGACCCCCCCGCGCCGCCGTGGACGAGCCCTCGCCCGGATATGCGACCGCCGTGGTCGCTCCTCAGCCCTTCCTTCTCCCGCAGAGCGTTCCCCGCCGTCTCCGAGCAACCCTGC GTCACGCTCCACGAGTGGTGGCTGGCGAGGGTGGAAGGGGACGAGCGGAAGATCGCCGTCGCCGGGTTCTTTGAAAG GAACCAAACAATCCAGGCATTCTCTTCTGCACCCATCGCAAAGCGCCATGAGGCTTGTACTCTTGAAACTGAAGATGGGATTGTCGTGTTCATTCATGGTTCACTGAACACTTCGCGAATGCTTGCCAATGAATTTCCAATTGAG GTCTGCGAAAAATTCATAATTGGATTTCCACACTGGTGGGACAGGTGCAATGAGCGTTATCCCAGGACAACACGCTCATGCACAGGATTTCAACCAAGCTCTTCTAACACTACCAATTCACAAGTGGATTCAACTCAGTTTTACTTGGAGAAACTTCAGCTAGGGAAATTTGTTGATTCACTTGCATCTTCTTTGATGAGCAACACTCTTAACAATGCTAAAAGTTTCTcagacaatgatgatgatgcctTCCGAAACTCTTCCTGTTTACCAAATGGAGCACCAAGATTTGAGGAATACACTTATGATGGTGATATTTCAACAAATGAAGAGGCTTTTGCTTCAAATGATGATTGTGAAAGGTACACAAATGTGTCTATGGAGATGGATAATGTGGAAACAAACTTGATTGCAGGCATCACTTTAAGAGAAAGAAGTCATGGTGACATTGAGACTAATGTATCTTTAGCTCCCATGGTGGAATGTACTAATAATGAGGGTAACGAATGGGCAGACAATACTCCACCCATAAGTACAT GCTGTCAAAAAACTCCAGTGGCTTCATTGAAGAGTCAAGGTTGCTGGAAAAGAGCTCGGCGCATATCATTGAATGAGAATTCAGTTCAGTCAAATGTGCAATCTCGGGAGAAG CCTGTAGGCCCATCAAAGGGGCAAAGATCTGCGCATGAAAAGTTGCAGGGTGCTACTAGATCTCCAATTACCATAAGCTCAGTTCCATAT GCCCACCAATCTCCGCTAACTCGTGGTAGGGCTACGTCGTTGTCAATGTCCATACCTGAATCTTTGAAACTGAGAAAAACCAGATCAG GTCGTGTGATGGTACCCAGATTGGATGCCGGATGCCAACGGATTGTCTACGACTGT GATGGTTCTATTTCTGGTGTCATTGGCCTAGATTCGCCACCGCCAGCCAAAG GAAGCGTGGTAAAGACTTATGtaaggaggaagaaaaaggatcATTGA